Sequence from the Helianthus annuus cultivar XRQ/B chromosome 13, HanXRQr2.0-SUNRISE, whole genome shotgun sequence genome:
GCGAAGGAAGTTGTCAGATGCAGAACGTTCCAGCGATAACTCATGTTTGTGCCAACCGGCTTCCATCGTAACATGTCGTTTGGTCGAATCATCTGTCCGAGGTGTCAAATCCAGTTGCTATTTGCTTAAAGGGCGTATTCGCAATCGTGATGTCAACAGATGTCGATTATGTCATTCCGACACTAATTATCCAAAAGCAGATGATGTGATTAAGGTTAACGTTTCGCCAGCCTCCCAAGAAAGTCGAGCTACCGTTCCATGTTCCAAGAAAGTCGGAAAAGATTCATCCGTTATGGAACGTAACGAAGATGACATCAGCGAGAGCAGCACTCGACTAACACCAGGTACAGCAATCAATGATCATGGAAGCTGCAAaaccaagtcaaagtcaaagccaAAGTCAAAGCCAAAGTCAAAAGTCAAGAAATCGGTTAAGCATGAAAAGGGTAGAGCTAAAAATAGCAGTCCTGGGGATTCTTCTACCAAACTAAAAGGCGTAAAACGGAATACTCATTTCCGGAATGTTCCAAAGAAGTCGAAAAACCGAAGAGGCAGTTGCAGGCTGCTTCCACGTAGGCTGGAAGAGAGTTGGTCTGGCTGTAATGTACGAACAGTATTATCGTGGCTAATAGATTTCGGGATTATACACGTCAATGAAGTTATCCAGTACAGGAACCCACGCGATAATTCAGTGGTCAAAGACGGTATAATAACCCAAGAGGGTATATTATGCAAGTGCTGTGAGAAGGTGTTTTCGGTTTCGAAGTTCAAGAGGCACGCGGGTTTTAGCTTGAATTGTCCGTGTTTAAATCTTTTTATGGGGTCGACGAAATCCTTTATTTTGTGCCAAATGGAAGCTTGGTTGACTGAATATAAAGTCAAAGGCACCATAGGCGCGGTACGCGTTGAAGAATTTGACCAAAATGATGATTGTTGTGGTGTGTGCGGTGACGGGGGTGAGTTAATATGCTGTGATAACTGCCCGTCGACTTTTCATCAAGCGTGTTTGTTTGTGCAGGTTTGACTTTCTTTCCTTGCAGCTATGTTTACTGTTGACTTTTGTAATTTTATTAAATGAGAAAAATGTCtggatagtctctgtggtttgctcCATTTTCACTTATATTCCCTACATTTCTAAAATTATAGCTATGGTCCCCAACTTTTGCACATTCGTTCTCAGATAGTCCCTAACGTgaatgggggttagtttttggtgttaagtgggtgtgaaatgactaaAGTGATGGAAATGGTGGGTTGGGGTCGGTGTGGGTGGGTGGGGGTGATGAAGTGGTGCAGGTGGTAATGGCTATGGTGGGGGTGGGTTGTTGTTTTGTTTAGAAGTGGGCCCCACAAATAGGTATTTCTTTTAATGTTTTAACttgttatatttaattagtaAGGGTACTTCAGTCATTTCACGCCCACTTAACACCAAACACTAACCCCCATCCAcgctagggactatccgagaacgaatgtgcaaaagttggggactatagctatAATTTTAGAAAtgtagggactataggtgaaaatggagcaaaccacagggactatccgggcatttttctctttgttAAATATTTTGTTCAATGTTTAAAAAGTTATATTCACTCAAATGGGTAATATAAAAATTAGCTAAAAAAGTAGGTTATCATTGTAATTATATAGCTTTGTAACCATATttactagggctgcaaacgaaccgaacgttcagcgaacaacTCGTGAAGTGTtcgtttgttcaacaaacatgaacagaggccgcCGCGATAGTTCATTGGTGTTTttggtttttatattttatttaaatacgtCAAAACTCCAATAAATAAAACATTTAATAAGTATcaatgtattatatattctgttcatgaatgcttgtttatgttcgtttgtttccatttgtgttcatgaacgttcgttgcCTAAACGAACACGTTcaattccttaacgaacgaacacgaacataaaatctcattcagtaggtgttcatgaacacatacatttccttaacaaacaaacacgaatagAATACAAGACCAAAAAGTGTTTTGGGTCAACCCGACCCGCTCACTTTCCCCATTGTCATTTCCTCAATGGTTTTGGCTTTTTGACTCTCCAGGAGATACCCGAAGGCGAGTGGTATTGTCCAAATTGCTCTTGCTGGAGTTGCGGGAACATTATCAAGAATAACGAGACGACTGTCCTGAAGTGTTTGCAGTGTAGACATAAATGTAGTTCTGCCCTTTTATCCACCTAATCTTTTTTTATATCATGTCAATGGTTTGACTTATGGATTATAattttggttacacattttcTAATCTTTTATATTTGTTATTTGTCATAACAAATCCATACGTAAACAGACCACAAGAAATGCGGTAAGGAGACTGGACATGGAAGTGGATCGATACCTTCTACCTGGTTATGTAGTGACAGCTGTAAGGAGGTAGTCTACGCAGTTAGTGCGTGTCGGGAAATGGGTTCTAGTCGAAACGGGTCATTTTTAGTTATACTTAAGTCTTTGATATTCATCTCTTACAGACTCACATGGGCCTTGAAACACGGGTCGGGCTTATGAATTCAACATCTGATGGTTTCTCATGGACCCTCTTGAAGTGCGCTCATGTAGACGAAAAGCTTCTTTCTAATCAACATTTTGTTGCACTGAAAGTCGAATGCAATCTGAAACTGGCCGTTGCTTTAACAATTATGGAGGAATGTTTTCTTCCTATGGCGGACCCGAGAACAGGCGTTAATATGATACCCCATGTATTGTACAATCTCGGGTGGGTCTCGTTCTTGAATTCTTCCTCCTATACATTACTACTTACAATTTTAACGTAATTATTTTGCTAAATTTTGTATGCAGATCAGAATTTGCGCGTGTCAACTATGAAGGATTCTACACTGTGGTCTTGGAGAAAGATGACATGTTACTTAGTATAGCATCCATAAGGTACCTTGTGAGACAAGTTATTATTGCAACACAACAAGATTAAACGTATACAAACTGAATTTTGTtcgatacatacatacatgcgaCAATGGGTTTTATATGAAACGAAACAACTTTAGACTTTTGACATAAATACATACATACCCCTAGACTTTCTAATATTTACCAACTGACCCAAACTATTATATTTAGTTTATATATTTCAATATTTTCGTTCAGGATCCATGGAACAGAAGTTGCAGAATTGCCGCTTGTTGCAACATCCAGCAAATATCAGCGCCAAGGAATGTGTAGGCGTCTCATGAATGCCATTGAAGAGGTACTAgttatttgtttcttttttagTTGTTTATCAACGGTTGACTTGTATGTTTGACTAGTCAACTTGAGTTGTGTGCTATGTTTAGCTGCTGAAGTCGTTGAAGATCGAGAAGCTGGTGCTGTCTGCCATCCCCGATTTAGTTGAAACATGGACCAACAGCTTCGGTTTCAGCCGCTTGGAACCGGAAGAGAAGAAGAAGCTGAGCAAAACTAACCTAATGGTGTTCCCAGGAACAGTATGGCTCAAGAAGCCCATGTACCAAAAGCCCATCCAAAGTAACCTTTCTTGATGAACCCCACTTCTATATAGAGGTGCGCCCAAACCGGTTCGTGTTGAAACCGTTTGGGTctggtcaacaaaagtcaaaaccGGATTTTGGTCAAACTGGGTTGGGTTTGACCGGTTTAAGCCTGTGTATGAAGCCGGGTTTTAACTGGTACAGGTTGGTGGGTTTGATCGGGGTCAAACCGGGTCAAAGTATAGGGTGACAATCTGGTTTCAACCTTGCGTGTCGGTTGGGGTttggtcaacaaaagtcaaaaccGAGTTTTGGCCAAACTGGGTCGGGTGTATGAACCGCGTTTTAACTGGTACAGGTTGGGTTTGACCGGGTTCAAACTAGTTTCAAAGTATAGTGTTACAACCCGGTTTCAACCCTGTGTGTCGGTTCGGGTCCAAACCAGGGCCAACCTAATCGGTTTCAGAACTGGGTCGGGTTTGGCTTCAAAACCGGATTCGATTCTCAACCCggttttttgtgcacctctaggCAAAATGGGCGGGGCCAGGCTGGGTTGCACCAATCTATGAACACTAATGCCGATCTAATCGGGCCTGAAATCTTGTTTTATGAATAGGTACTCCAACAGAAGCAAAATCTTCACATCTGAATTTGGATCTTAAAGAAGATAGGATAATGTGCAAGGGATTGTTGCAGAAAGATGGAAACAAAGATGATGGTGTTGATTTGAAGCTCTTAAATGAAGAACAAATTTTAAGACTTAAAGGAAGTTGTGAGATGGTTTGTGGTGTGAAATGatgatattaataataaaaataataataatgttagGAAAAGAGGTTTTGCTACAAACATGTAAGCAATGAGGTTGTAAATATTTAAGAAAATGAAGATGGCAGAAGGGAAGGCCAAGTTTTGCAATTAGAGGAAGTATGAACACAATTTGTAGTGTAGGCAGCATGTGCTAATTTTCAGTGTTTTAAGTTTTTAAGTAAAAATAAAGCTGGGAAGAAAGAGAGGTTCAATTTGTATTACTATCTTATCTTCTTTATTAATATGGTTTATGTTCATATATTTTTGTTAAAGGAATTGGAATTCGGATAAACTTGAattgaattttaaataaattttaatttaattagAATGTATTCAAAGAAACTAAAAGTACAAACAAGAAGAAAATAAATAGGGAAATTGGCCTCTAATAATCCCACCTataccttattggccattaataatcccacctcagaatattcccctcaccagtcccaccttttacatatttttcctacaatggtcccccgttaaaaaacttaacggagttatgcttttttccaaattacaaacagattttttagggcttttgattataacgacgatacgagtccattgatgtaaaacttgcctcgaaaccgTGCTCGAAACGATGAAAAcaacgcttcaattcgggtgtttaaatttccaattaagcaaaatcaagtcacttggagcaccatttcgaagtaagttttacatcaatggactcgtatcatcattctgatcaaaagccctaaaaaatctgtttgtaatttggaaaaaagcttaactccgttaaagtttttttaacgggggaccattgtaggaaaaataggtgaaaggtgggactggtgtggggaatattctgaggtgggattattaatggccaataagatccagatgggattattacaggccaattccccaaaTAAATATAAAGGTAATGGGTTTCACGAAGTATTCGGAAACAACTCGTTTGTTgtattttcttctttttttatctTCTAATGTACCAATTATTTTATCCAACTTTTGTATAATTAgtagtggtagtggtggtggtcgTGATTGTGGCGGTGGTCGGTGGCGGTGGCGGCGACGGCGGCGGCGGCAGTTGCagcagtagtagtagtagtaaatTGCTAATAAAATCAAATAGAACTGAATATATAGAAGATATAAAAGAACTGAATATAGAAGATAAAAAAATCGATAGGACACCGAAACCTTATATTTGTAGTAGTTGTAAAAACATAAATTTCTAAAGAGAAAAGTAGAAATAAATGGAAAATTCTTATTATTTTCTTGAATGCTCTTACAATTAAGGAAATGTTTGGTATATATAGGCAAGAATTCTAGTGTACAACACTATTATCACTGTAGATCTAACattattgcaaaaaaaaaaaaaaaataaatccattattgcaaaaaaaaaaaaaaaaaagaaaaaaagaaagatAAACAAAATATTGCTAGTTGTGGATACAATAATTGAACTTTATAGAGATCGTTGCTTACGTCTATTAGAAATCTCTATCTGTACTGTCTATTAACGGCGGAGATCAGGGGTATATCAACACCACCTTGTGTTTTTTCTTCATTAGAAGTTGTAGGTATTTATTCAAATTTCAATGCCCGTTCCACGCCAAGTGTCAACACGTCATTATGTTAAAAAGAATTCAGGTAAACACATGTTGAAACCATTGATAGTCAAAAACACATAATCGTGTGTTTGTTTAGTAGAAAGTTGAGATCTTAAACAATATCATATATCATACAGAACTTACTTACTCAAAACCATGCAAAAGAGGGTTGCTCAAAACCAAGTGTGATATGCACATTTTTTCTCATTTACAGACCGTAAATTCTCAAATTTTCCTCCCTTTCAAGATCACACCAGCGGCTTCTTGGTTGACGGTGACAGGCCACCTTTAACAGCATCGTCGGTATAAACATTACCTGTACTCGATCCATCTATAAACAATTTACAACAAATAAACCAACAATACACACTGCACAAATCTTCCACAACCCTATTGCGTTGATGGGTCATCTGTGACCATTTTCTCAATTGTTTCCATCTCACCCACATGACTGCTAGTATCAGTTACGTTCTCACTCATGGGCGCAGGATCTGTCACGGGACTGCTGGTAGCGGATACTTTCTCAGTCTCGTGCATGACAGGACTGCTGATAGCAGATGTTTTCATGGACCCACTATTAGGACTCGCACCTTCGATTGTTGCATCAAGGGTGCTCGTACTTGGAGAACCGGAGCTTGAGTTCATTGCTCGGTTAAGAGCATGACAGCGCGGACAATAGTATGTAATGAATGGAAAATCCTCTTTCCTCGCAAGACCTGTCAAATTTAGGTTCGGACCGGGTTGACCGAGAAAGTCAGAACACATtttgtcacaaaaaaaaaaaaaaaattaaagatttTATAATAAATGATTAGTGTGTCAAAGATGATTACAAAGATTATActattatctatactatatataaggAAAACAAAAAGGTAATTTTACAAAAATTTAAGTAATTACGACTTTTAAAACATATTATTGACTTTTAaatcatcccccccccccccccccaatttttaAACAGCCATAACTTTTTCATATGGTAATATTCAAAAAAGAAGTTACACCATAAGAACGAGCATTGTATACTATTTTATTTGAGTAGAGTAGGGTATTGCTATTTGTGTTCACACCGCATTGCGCGGGCATTTTGCTAGTAGTATCTCAACAATGACCTTTATTTTGAATCAAATGGTTAAGGATGTTTTAAACAAACATTAAAAATCCGCTTAGGCAACTTTTGGCCCGTTAGTAACAGGAAAATAGAACATCAAATTTTACTTTATTATGTGGTATTTCTTATGTATTTCGCTGATAGAAAATACGTACCATTATGCATGTGACAGTTGCCACATATAAGTGCATAAGACTGAGACGGATCCTCTCCCACAAGCAATTGTGCGAGTCGAGCAATCCAACCGCCATCTCGAGCCCCAAAGGCGTTAGCATCATGATGCTCAACAACCACCGGATTATGTGGAGAAATCTCATTTTCCGCATGTTGATACATTTCCATGTCGTTACCTCCCTTAGATGTAGCTTCCGATATATTTCTTTTCCTCAAACCACTAGAGTTCACAGGCTCGATATCATTGCTCATCCCTGTAGCTTCAGAAGTATGCTGCAACTCGTCTCGTAAGAACACTTTTAGCCCCGAATCTGCACCCAGTTTTGATGCAAGTATGGTCGCAGCTGCTGCTTTGGCTGCTGGATCAGAGTCGTATTTCTGCAAACATATGAAAAATTGTTTACTTGTATTGAGACCTTATACAACAATATTTATTTTGACACCTTTCTTTTTGAATGCATCGTTTTGCAGTGACAAagatcttggttttaaaaagcacgTGGCGATAGAGTCCCAGAGCCAAGGCTAGAGGGGAAGGTGCACGCATCAAGTACATGAAGTGCAAGGTACTTAAATAAAGTTTTTAAcatttagagtaaaatgtcattttcgtccctgaggtttggccagttttgcgactttcgtccaaaggtttgtttttcctcATTTGGATCCAAagggtttgaaatcttgccattttcatcaagctcattaactccatccagcattaccgtcttttttgttaactttcGGTCTTTTTTAGAGctgaaaaatggatggagttaacgagctgtgacaccccaggaaaaccagtgaacgatgtaacttacctagcttcctcagtaagtgcgtaccaaatttcgggacgaaatttcttttaagttggggataatgtgacaactcgagtttctgactttcactttcgcattagatgcgcgttgactttgactgtttagttgtttggattgtggacttgaaattgtacgcgttgtgttttaatgaaacgtattgtcgttttgcctatatgtgattacttgctgtggtagaaaataatattagaattattattaaaacgcttagtctagatcacgaaacatgacttacagatcgaaggatcacgaaagataaccttcgattcgaaggatcaactttcggttcgaaggatcacgaaacatatccttcgaccaaggactctatccttcgaacaaagataggatcctccgacatctttcggcccagtctttctaatgggcttggcccattcctgtgatacgtttatatacgtgaatgcatgtaagtcgacagttatttcaaaaaccctagttccattgtgtgtgtgtgacggcatagcagacccattctctgttcgaagatctcgttccgtaatccagattttccggttagtgtgtgatgttgtttatgttaatagatgatgctttgagtgtatatgacttcatgatttatcaattgtcttgcaatatgttgtttgtatgttaaccggatatgtatgttaatcggatatggatgttaatcggatatgtatgttaatcggatatggatgttaatcggatgtgtatgttaatcggatctgttgtgatgatgtttaatgataatgttttgtggatcggctgtgatattatgcgattcggaatttttattgttcatggaaccggaacataatatgattaagtgttattattgttcatgtggttaaattagggttcatgaggtttaatatgaaactccctgtttgatcgattctgaggtaaccgaatacttgaatttgtgttaattgataatcacggataaacttggaaactttgagtaaatGTAACTGATATttaccgaaagatacttgttagtcgaaacatagttgttgtgaccgaaagatacttgtccttcgaaccatagtagtgttgaccgaaggatagcattgaccgaaccatagtagtgttgaccgaaggatagcattgaccgaaccatagtagtgttgaccgaaggatagcattgaccgaaccatagtagtgttgaccgaaggatagcattgaccgaaccatagtagtgttgaccgaaggatagcattgaccgaaacatagttatgttgaccgaaagataacagcgtggtcgaaagatgacatttggtcgaaagatgacatttggttcgaaagataatggggggttataaacacactttgaatgatggaatgtatgcttgatttatttggcatgccatgcttggtgatgaatgttaacatttgtattcgtgtacactagctgatgattagatgtgaaatgatacgtgttgtgccgatatgcaaactgactgttatgtgatacatgattgatgcatgatattggctatcaagcactatgtgacattag
This genomic interval carries:
- the LOC110897456 gene encoding increased DNA methylation 1 is translated as MERECNKSLKLLLTRRIKELNDNGFEGSLDDNDIFKDVFFGHENGRSSKRCVVTGAINFENDNNTPNHLPNLSNSDHSVMTNEEHPNEFTGLKRRKLSDAERSSDNSCLCQPASIVTCRLVESSVRGVKSSCYLLKGRIRNRDVNRCRLCHSDTNYPKADDVIKVNVSPASQESRATVPCSKKVGKDSSVMERNEDDISESSTRLTPGTAINDHGSCKTKSKSKPKSKPKSKVKKSVKHEKGRAKNSSPGDSSTKLKGVKRNTHFRNVPKKSKNRRGSCRLLPRRLEESWSGCNVRTVLSWLIDFGIIHVNEVIQYRNPRDNSVVKDGIITQEGILCKCCEKVFSVSKFKRHAGFSLNCPCLNLFMGSTKSFILCQMEAWLTEYKVKGTIGAVRVEEFDQNDDCCGVCGDGGELICCDNCPSTFHQACLFVQEIPEGEWYCPNCSCWSCGNIIKNNETTVLKCLQCRHKYHKKCGKETGHGSGSIPSTWLCSDSCKETHMGLETRVGLMNSTSDGFSWTLLKCAHVDEKLLSNQHFVALKVECNLKLAVALTIMEECFLPMADPRTGVNMIPHVLYNLGSEFARVNYEGFYTVVLEKDDMLLSIASIRIHGTEVAELPLVATSSKYQRQGMCRRLMNAIEELLKSLKIEKLVLSAIPDLVETWTNSFGFSRLEPEEKKKLSKTNLMVFPGTVWLKKPMYQKPIQSTPTEAKSSHLNLDLKEDRIMCKGLLQKDGNKDDGVDLKLLNEEQILRLKGSCEMVCGVK
- the LOC110897457 gene encoding uncharacterized protein At2g24330 isoform X1; its protein translation is MAISKLPSNISNSGFNFSHTFSNFSSVGIMAEEKAAKEVVDGEKKRGFGSWLWLWLWNGDDFEKRLQYIYKQEATLVARINRRSSTWRSTARNLILVSVLLEVVALVYAIITTRTMGLDWQMRALRVLPIFLFPAFSSAFYWALFSFTRMRDSRDQKTVDRLQAERQEKIDELKERSNYYATQQLIQKYDSDPAAKAAAATILASKLGADSGLKVFLRDELQHTSEATGMSNDIEPVNSSGLRKRNISEATSKGGNDMEMYQHAENEISPHNPVVVEHHDANAFGARDGGWIARLAQLLVGEDPSQSYALICGNCHMHNGLARKEDFPFITYYCPRCHALNRAMNSSSGSPSTSTLDATIEGASPNSGSMKTSAISSPVMHETEKVSATSSPVTDPAPMSENVTDTSSHVGEMETIEKMVTDDPSTQ
- the LOC110897457 gene encoding uncharacterized protein At2g24330 isoform X2; amino-acid sequence: MAISKLPSNISNSGFNFSHTFSNFSSGIMAEEKAAKEVVDGEKKRGFGSWLWLWLWNGDDFEKRLQYIYKQEATLVARINRRSSTWRSTARNLILVSVLLEVVALVYAIITTRTMGLDWQMRALRVLPIFLFPAFSSAFYWALFSFTRMRDSRDQKTVDRLQAERQEKIDELKERSNYYATQQLIQKYDSDPAAKAAAATILASKLGADSGLKVFLRDELQHTSEATGMSNDIEPVNSSGLRKRNISEATSKGGNDMEMYQHAENEISPHNPVVVEHHDANAFGARDGGWIARLAQLLVGEDPSQSYALICGNCHMHNGLARKEDFPFITYYCPRCHALNRAMNSSSGSPSTSTLDATIEGASPNSGSMKTSAISSPVMHETEKVSATSSPVTDPAPMSENVTDTSSHVGEMETIEKMVTDDPSTQ